In a genomic window of Phaenicophaeus curvirostris isolate KB17595 chromosome Z, BPBGC_Pcur_1.0, whole genome shotgun sequence:
- the LOC138733384 gene encoding peroxiredoxin-like 2C isoform X2: MAGRPPPVRQQVGRARGCGQRTEPAELRDAARCPVVDADGRSIPFGALYGAQKAIVVLVRNFLCYTCKEYVEDLAKVPKEFLQEANVRLIVIGQSSYHHIKSPHVKSNTLLGSIKSMWRAMTSPAFDFQGDPAQQGGALILGPGNEVHFLHFDKNRLDHVPINTVLQLAGVKTVNFTNQHQIIDI; this comes from the exons ATGGCCGGGCGGCCGCCCCCGGTCCGGCAGCAGGTGGGCAGGGCGCGGGGCTGCGGGCAGCGCACGGAGCCGGCGGAGCTGCGGGACGCCGCCCGCTGCCCGGTGGTGGACGCCGACGGGAGGAGCATCCCCTTCGGAGCCCTGTACGGGGCGCAGAAAGCGATCGTGGTGCTCGTGCgg AATTTTTTATGTTACACTTGTAAGGAGTATGTAGAAGACCTGGCAAAAGTCCCCAAGGAATTTTTACAA GAAGCAAATGTGAGGCTTATAGTTATCGGACAGTCATCTTATCATCACATCAAG AGCCCTCACGTAAAATCAAACACGCTCCTGGGAAGCATTAAGAGTATGTGGAGAGCGATGACTAGCcctgcttttgattttcaagGAGACCCTGCTCAGCAGGGAGGAGCTTTGATTTTAGGCCCAG GCAATGAAGTTCATTTTTTGCACTTTGATAAAAACAGGCTGGATCATGTTCCCATTAACACAGttctgcagctggcaggagTTAAAACAGTGAATTTCACAAACCAACACCAGATTATTGACATATGA
- the LOC138733384 gene encoding peroxiredoxin-like 2C isoform X1 — MAGRPPPVRQQVGRARGCGQRTEPAELRDAARCPVVDADGRSIPFGALYGAQKAIVVLVRNFLCYTCKEYVEDLAKVPKEFLQEANVRLIVIGQSSYHHIKPFCSLTGYTHDIYVDPQREIYKTLGMKRGESNNVSVQSPHVKSNTLLGSIKSMWRAMTSPAFDFQGDPAQQGGALILGPGNEVHFLHFDKNRLDHVPINTVLQLAGVKTVNFTNQHQIIDI; from the exons ATGGCCGGGCGGCCGCCCCCGGTCCGGCAGCAGGTGGGCAGGGCGCGGGGCTGCGGGCAGCGCACGGAGCCGGCGGAGCTGCGGGACGCCGCCCGCTGCCCGGTGGTGGACGCCGACGGGAGGAGCATCCCCTTCGGAGCCCTGTACGGGGCGCAGAAAGCGATCGTGGTGCTCGTGCgg AATTTTTTATGTTACACTTGTAAGGAGTATGTAGAAGACCTGGCAAAAGTCCCCAAGGAATTTTTACAA GAAGCAAATGTGAGGCTTATAGTTATCGGACAGTCATCTTATCATCACATCAAG CCCTTTTGCAGTTTAACTGGGTATACACACGATATATATGTAGATCCACAAAGGGAAATTTATAAAACACTTGGCATGAAAAGAGGTGAAAGTAATAACGTGTCAG TGCAGAGCCCTCACGTAAAATCAAACACGCTCCTGGGAAGCATTAAGAGTATGTGGAGAGCGATGACTAGCcctgcttttgattttcaagGAGACCCTGCTCAGCAGGGAGGAGCTTTGATTTTAGGCCCAG GCAATGAAGTTCATTTTTTGCACTTTGATAAAAACAGGCTGGATCATGTTCCCATTAACACAGttctgcagctggcaggagTTAAAACAGTGAATTTCACAAACCAACACCAGATTATTGACATATGA